The Aptenodytes patagonicus chromosome 10, bAptPat1.pri.cur, whole genome shotgun sequence genomic sequence AACTCTAAACCATCACAGCAACAGCATTAGAAACCTACTGCCTAGAGCAATTTGAGGTACAGATTTCTCTCTCTTATGTTAGAGGCAAATTGAAGATTTCATCCTTTGCTTAAGCACACGTTagaaattttttggttttaatgtctTTCTGTCTGAGAGTAAGCCAAAACCTTTGCCCCACTTgctacattttcattaaaaatacaaggCAGTTAATATCAAAGTGGTATTGCAGGCAGGTGCACATTGAACACACGTGCAGGCCTGggtatacatatacacacaaacacacactttcCAATGCATTTCTGGAATGAAAGAAATTTCTTCGATACATGGCAGTAAACGGTGAGTAAAGTTGTACTACCATGATCGCTAAAGTCTACAATAAGCTCTACCTCGCAGTAGTTTGTGACACTGGAGGTACGCTTTAACCATATCAACCAGCGTTTCGTATTTCCTCCCGCGTGGTTTACAGTGTAGTACAAAAGTCATGATACAACAGCCAGTAACAGCCAAAATAGTGCACGTTTTctagaaacagacaaaaaaagataaGCTTCTTGGTAGTTTTTCTACTCTTGCAACACCAAAATGGCATTAACAGTATCTTGTTTTAAATGgtgaacagaaattaaaatttgaaaatgtgtacatatatatatacacacacacatatatacactgGTATGTCAGTATTCTGTACACAGAAGTTAAAGATATGTACTCGCACCCcaaaattgcttttgaaagttaTTAAAGATGTTCAGAGCAGTCCCTACCGACTATTGATAAGGCAACTGTGCAGAGtggagaatattttaaaattaacatttaattaattaaCCTGTCTTCCAAAAGTGAATTAAAACAATCAGATGTTTAACTTCAGGGGAAGAAACAACATACACAGGCACGCATGCGCGCACACACAGCGGTGGTTCAAATTCCTCCGAAGGCAAGGCCCGTGCCAGCACCCGTGCCAACGCGAGGAAGCAGAACCTTGTCCACCTTCCTAGGGAAAGGTGGCtagctccccttcctccctgcaggaggtgcccccGCCTCTCCTCCCCCGTCCTTCTCGCCATCTCGGCCTCTGCTTGCCTAACTCCCCTTTCTGAACTGcgtaaaatttctttttaagtctgTTTGGCAAATAGATATTTAGACAGGTTTTGTTTATTATAAAGGCGTATGATTTTTAACCCCCTCCCAtgctatatatataaaatacaaagacCATCTGCAGCAGCTGTACACATCTTagaactgaaatgtaaaaatgtcTGAAATCTCCTTACAAAAGGCAATCCTGTTTAAATATAGtacccattttttccccccaaagggtACTAGCCTaagcattaattattttttttttattccaccagCTGCCTGTGTGGAGTaatttatttacacatttttggTACCTTTAAACCAAAAAAGTTATacttttaaggaggaaaaaaaagaaaaagaaaaagacaccaTAGTTTTAACcgtaattttaaaaagaaaaaaaaactggtaCCAAAAGACACTAAGCACACAGGTTGAGGTCTTTTATGTCAAGTATCAGGCCAGGGAAAGCAGTAAgctaatgaaggaaaaaaaaaaaccacaaaagcaaaCCAATACAAACATCTGAATGATGAACAAGCTAGATGACTGCTCCAGCAAGCTTGTAAATAAACACAACTTGTTTGTGGACCATTTAACATGCTCGGACCATCTTGCAGCATAATTAGGCAATTGAGGTGAATACACGTTTTTTCCTCACAAACAGTTGACCAGAACCAATCTGGCATTATGTCGTAAGATGCATGCGTGGGTCCGCATGCAgacgcacacatgcacacgcacgcGCACACACGCTCAGCTTCTTTGCATAAAAAGagggtttggggggtttggttAGTTAAAAAAGGACAtctacaccccccaccccccgccattAGCTCACCTTTACATTGAAACTGCTCGCTTACCCCACCAAACCAAACCCGGTGCGAGAAAGCAGCATACCCAGTGCCCCCAACACTGTGTACGTTAGGTAATTATTAGCCTGGGGAAAACAGGGTCCTGTATGCACTGGACTTCTCTAGCACAAAGCTTGCACCTAATAAGGCCACTCCAGATGCGTATTCTCCAAAATAAATACTTGAGCAATCTTAGACATCCAAAACCCGCATTGTGATTTAGGCTGTGCTGAAGACCAGTTTGGTTTTACAAACAAATGAAGAGCTCCAAATCCTatccctccctgccttttttttttaacttgaatatATCATGTATTATCATCAtacagcttcccccccccgcccccgataACTGAGAATAGCTTCTAGTCTATCATATAAGGCCTTCGGTGCCTTAACTTGTGAGTCAACACCTGAATAGAGGCTCAGTGTTGGTTCAACAGCGTTTGTGTTTTACACAGAAATCAGTTAATACAAAATACAGCCCCGCTGTACCGACTACCCGAAGGTAGTCGACAGAAGCCTTAACCTATGAGAATGACACATTACTATTCCTCCATCCTCCCAGTATACTTTActctcttgcttttctccctATGAAACTTGAGGCTTTTTCTGGCACAGCATCCAGGGGAGAGAGATCATTTAAAACGTTTTAGAGCGAAGAGGAGGCTGCAGCATTACGCAGAGGGAGGCTGTTGGATTTAACTCCCTCACGCAGTGCTTGTCCATTGCACTGGCCCTATGGAGATGCATGGATGAAAAAGAAGGCACCGCTAACCACTCTTCTTCCAGCACCTGCTTACAAGTGACAACAGCACTAGCACCCCTCGTGGATTTGGCCACTTGGAGCATGTCCTCCTTTCTGCAACCCAGCAGGACTTAAATATGAATTCTGCTGAAAGCTACTTCATCCTACAACAGGATGAGGAGTGGGCCGGCAGGGATCAGGATCCATGCAGGGATATAATGCTGAGTATTTGAGGTGCTTATATAAAAACGTGAGGCTCTCATGAGACTTACAAACAAGCTTAACCTTAAAGAGGAAAAACCTGCTGTCTCTTGAGCTGGCCTTCTGTTATTTCCAGAAACGGAGAGGGGGAGGCGGGGGATGGAACAAGAACTTACCATAACAATCCATTGTAAAAAGTTGGGGGGGGAGCGGGTCAGCTGCATTAGCGTAATCTTGCTACTGTTTCCTCCCAATTAAAGGCACTTCTAAAGCTACTACAATACCATATCTACAGTAAATGTTTTAAGGTTAACAGTGCATTGTCCTGAAGTTGATTCCTATAGTCTAAAGTCAAGCTCATGACAAAGAGCACAAATCTGACTAATTGTTAATGAGTACAttttggggagagaaagaaaagggaacaacCCCCCCATGGATACACACTGCATTAACACATATGTAGGGTGATCAAGTCACAGAACAtcagtatgtatgtatgtatgcatataagTATTCTTCCTGAAGAGGCAATCTGATAAAATAGTTTGTTCCCAGATTTCAGCTGTCGGTCTGTGTCCACTGCACCTAACTACTTTGATTTGCCAAGCTGTTTTGACACAAGAGTCACTTCAGTCACTATCTGGGAAAAAAGCTCTCTCAAGCAGAACCCTGGTTAATGACCACACCAAGCCTTTCAAATTAGCTAATGAAATGCTCCATCGCATATAATGAgccaaaccacaaaaccacagaagGAATTAGGGACCAGAAGCCCTAGCAGATGAGAACTACTGAAGACAAAATTGTGCGATTTGAAGCATGACTcgctttgcttttaaatatttgtgcaaAACTTACGTAATGTTTGTATataaaaattacagctttcaATGCCGCATTTAGCAGTGTTAACTTAGAAGAGACAAAGTGATATGCTGTATTCTCCCCAAACCTTTAAACCGTCACATCATCTTAGTCTTCATTTGCAAGCGTCTCGGTGGATAGCCAGATTTTGGCACCACTTAAAAATTTGCTTAAAGGTGTTCCCAGAATGCTCCGTCTGCATAGGTTCCCTACAGGAGAAAACGGGAATGAGGAGGAGAGAAAGTCTGGGGCCCCAGAGGTGTCATTTAAACTATTTGCTCTGAAGTACATCCTGCTTTGATCCAGTTCCGAGCAGTTGCCTTGCAAAGAAGAGTTGCTTTTGTACTGCCGAAGATTCCGGTTTAACATGTCTACTTCATCTGCCAGCAAAGAAACTTTATGGAAAGCAGTGATGAAGCCACCATGATTAATCTGGGCCTCAGGAACCCAGCGGAAGTAGCACAGTTTCCACAGTTTTATTTGTGTTCCAGAGATACGGGGTAGAATTACGCCGTGCAAATCAACAGGCTTTGCAAACCAGTCTCTGAAGTACTGTTCCATACTGTTACTCTGACTCTCTGTTTGCTGCAAAAAGTCCGGTTTCAGTTTTAGTATCAGAGAGTTTCTTCTTGGAAGGAACTCTTGCTCACTGATGATTCCGTTTTTTAATGCTGGGGGGACACCTCGCAATGTGGAGCTGtagtttttctgcagaaaataaatacgGGTAATTTTCCAGTTTTATGCTCATTTGAATAGCAGATTCCCCTGAGCTGCTAGGATGCATCATCCAGAGAAACGATGTGACCTTTAAGCAGCTCTGAGCTTGTGAGTCACTGCTGCAGGGCTCACAGGGCAAACAGTGTGGCCACCTGtggcctttaaaaagaaatacatgttttctaCACTTTCTAAAACAACGAATGATTGAATTAATCAGTATTCACTGAAAAAACTGACAACCCTCGGGGGAAAAAGTGGCATGTCATCACTTTTCCATAGATGAAGTAATGCAGATGTTGGCAGTGAGCTCAGCCATATCAGAAAACGTCCTGGAACACAAGGCTCAACAATTTACATCTACTTCTACAGAAAATCATTTCTTTTGGCTGGGAAGCTAAGAGAATTAACGCTCCTATTGCTAAACTGAGGGTGTGAAACACTACGTAACTGTAAATTTTTAAGCATTAACACCTTATGGTTAAGCACAGAAACAGTCCATTCACAGACAGACATCACTATAGTTACCTTTGAGCGTTTAAAAGTTTTCACTGCTCCGTTTTGTACACACGGTGCACTCTTTCCAATATACAAAGGGTTGTGAAAGAGCAGGCGATCCCTGCTTGTAAACTGAAGAGACCAGTCCCAAACACAAGGGAATCTGAGGCCTTTCTCATCACCCAGCTGAATATTTTTGCTTATGGCAAATTCCTGCAAGAAGTTAACATTCAGGcatattaaaaatcaaacaaaataggCTTATTCACAAATCTTAATCATAAACCAGTGCATAACTATTGGGCAAAGAAGAGCAGGGATACAATTTAGAGGTGGCTGCAGATCAAAGCAACAGAGCAGCAAGACAgtctgctgctggagaaaacagCTGCACCCTGTTTTTCATTTGTGCAATGCAGAGGCAGGACTAATGCTTACTTAGCAAAAATCACTTGTCAATGATATCGTTTGTTTGTTTACTCTTACCCCCCCAACTGTTATTTTGAGAATACACTAATGGTCCCTCAATGCTCTACTTCTTTGTCAGGTAGCTACCTACAACTTTAAAGggaaaacatttaacaaaataagTAAGTTTTACTTTTATCAGCCATCAAATGTTTTCTACACACAGTTCTAATAAGCTCcagttttcaaaaacaaatttaagtGTTCAGTTTTCTAAATACCTTCATTGTGCATGACTATTTGAACTTTACGCAGTCTTTCCCAACTTTTTCAACTATTTAAACAATTATGTCAAGAGATTTCAAAGTTTGCCTGAAGCGTGAAATTCTATTTATTGCCTGTCATTCTACTTTATCAGTTCCAGATATAAATCTGTTTCCTAGAGGAGTACAAATAATAATGTACAATAACATTgcttttctagggaaaaaaaaaattcaatagaCTTTCTTCTTGAACAGTTAGTTACTGTCTATGCAAAGATCACCTGAAAGGACATTCTGATCATATTCATCTGGGGAGCTGAGTATTTTGCCCCACAGAGCgtgacattttgaaaaatacaaaggaaTACCATTTAGCTGAGATGATGTTATTTCCAGAAGGGCATGCTGAAGTCTCTTATTTGAAAAGCAGGTGTAACACTTCATACTCACAGTGCTTTCCTTTACTCGCTGATGAGGACAATTGAAAAGGAAAGTGCCAAACAATGAGATACGTGCACTGTCGTACAATATGGTCAAGTACACTTCAGAAAACTCAAAGGCTGCTGGGTATTGTTCTAGCAGCTGCCAAACACAGTCAAGAAACATCAAGAACAAAGGAgactgggaaaagaaacagagattTATTAGATATAACATAAGCTTTTCCCAAGTCATATCAATTTCTTTGCAGTTAGTGGTCCATTAGGGTATTTAGCTACACCTCTGGTACATTCCTCAACAGGGTAAACAATTTGGAGTGTtgtattttttatgattttatgcAACTGTAACACCCTGTATTCCTGTTTAGCCACTTTCACAAGCAACTTTGTCAACTGGCTTTCTCAGCATTACCTTTCCACAGCTTTCCCTTCTCTGTAAGAAGCCAGTCAATTCTTTCCTGGGCTCTCTTCATACTCGTATagctgcaaaaatgctttctgccATCTTGTATGTCCCTCATAATTTCCAAATTAGTGCTTGTACGAGCCTTCCTTACTGCTTGGCCTTATTTTCACAATGTGTATACTTCCTTCTTGTTTGAAATGACTGGAGAGCTTATGATTCAGCCATGTTAACTTCTCACTACACTTTCTAGCTCTTTCCACAGTGGCCCATGAATGGCAAAAGTATAAACTATCATTTATATaaagctttagaaatattttcctcttcccaCTTTCACTCTTCCATACATCCTTTCCTAGGGTCAAAATATCTGCTTTCTCATTATCTCCCCCTTggtatttcagtttctttatccCTTCATGCATTTTCTCTGCTTAGTGCTCACTGTCCTCAGTTCATCTGTTGGCTCCACTCTCTGGAGATACTGCTTTTCTATTACTCTTGAGCACTGTCCCTGAAAAAGGCTGCTAACCTAGGGTCCTCTATTTTTCCAACTGCAATTACAAGTCTCTCCTTTGCAATGAAGAGGCCACATAAGATTAGCTGGAAATACTGAAAATCAAGCACTGTGCTACCCTCTGTTAATCTGTCTGGCAGCTGTGTATCAGTTCATAAAGCTACAGTGCTTCTCTATCAGCTCAATACTTTGAAAAGTACTGCATATTGATACGACTTTGCATTCAGAGAAAGGGGGATGAAAACAGATGCTCttggtaaaacaaaaaaacacaaaccacccCCTCCAACCCcccttttatttcaatttaaaatgcgGGCTGTGCTAGCATTTGTAACAGTGGGACCTCTTCATGTATGACACTGAAGCAACATAAAACCCCAGCAGCATTTGATTGCACCTGGTGTTTCACTCATTCTCACACGGCTGcagaggataaaaaaagaaaaatctctatcCTGGACAAAGACTAATTTTCTCTGACATTAGTTTAATGAGATtcgaaagtattaaaaaaatatttttaccctTAGGTTTTTGTGTGAATAAACGTTCAGGCTGATATTAACCTAATACTGTTATCACATACAAATACAATTCATTTTTACCTCTTTGTCAGATCTCTTTAAGTGGTTACACCTATCTAAAAACTGATATCCTGCCATGACCCATTCCTTCTGTATTAAGCTTTGAAATCCAACAATTGTTCGAAAATAGGGATCCAGCATGACTTGAATGAGAGAAGCAGCAAGACAGCTCAGGTCCCGTCCCTCTTCCTCTGTGAATAACATACAGAACGTATGAAATATATAaggtatatatgcacatatacagAATTAGATCTCAAAGAGCAAAAAGTGGCAAGTAGGTCTagtgtttttctttgaattcctttttaaaacatgctttttacTGCTGTAATTGTTCTCATAGTTTCAAAAAatgctagaagaaaaaaacacctttttttttttaactgagactCATACTATAGAAAAGGTTATTGCAGTATCCAGCACAACAATGCATTCATCAAGAATAAAATACCCACCCAAATGCTTGCCATTTCAACCAAGATATGCTGAGAAGGAGGGTGTTCACGTTGCTGGA encodes the following:
- the MTMR10 gene encoding myotubularin-related protein 10 isoform X2, which codes for MPLQKFHYKNLLLGEHDVPLTCIEQIVTVNDTKRKQKVLGPNQKLKFNPTELIIYCKDFRIVRFRFDEAGPESAKKVCLAIAHYSQPTDLQLLFAFEYVGEIYHDPAKKVNGIDPGGGGGGIGSASGQQTPLFETYSDWDREIKRTGASEWRVCSVNEGYMISTCLPEYFVVPSSLADQDLKLYSYSFIGRRMPLWSWNHPNGSALVRMANIKDVLQQRRIDQRICNAITRSHPLRSDVYKSDLDRCLPNIQEIQAAHIKLKQLCVNEPFEEAEEKWLSSLENTHWLEYIRSFLKHSAELVYMMECKHVSVVLQEEEGRDLSCLAASLIQVMLDPYFRTIVGFQSLIQKEWVMAGYQFLDRCNHLKRSDKESPLFLMFLDCVWQLLEQYPAAFEFSEVYLTILYDSARISLFGTFLFNCPHQRVKESTEFAISKNIQLGDEKGLRFPCVWDWSLQFTSRDRLLFHNPLYIGKSAPCVQNGAVKTFKRSKKNYSSTLRGVPPALKNGIISEQEFLPRRNSLILKLKPDFLQQTESQSNSMEQYFRDWFAKPVDLHGVILPRISGTQIKLWKLCYFRWVPEAQINHGGFITAFHKVSLLADEVDMLNRNLRQYKSNSSLQGNCSELDQSRMYFRANSLNDTSGAPDFLSSSFPFSPVGNLCRRSILGTPLSKFLSGAKIWLSTETLANED